A window of Nocardioidaceae bacterium genomic DNA:
GCGATGACCTTGTGCATGTCGTCCTTCAGGGCGGCGACCTGGTCCTCGACCACGCCGAAGGTCATCCAGGACGCGTCCTGCTCGGCGGAGGCACCGACCTTCTCCCGCACCTGGTCCAGAGAGCTGGACGCCATGGCGCAGCGGGTGTGGGGCGCGATGAGGATGCGGTCCACGTTCAGCAGGTGCGTCGCGAGCACGAGGGCCTCGAGCGCCTGCGGCGTGACCCGCCCTCCGGGGTTGCGGAAGATCTTGGCGTCACCGTGGGTGAGCCCGAGCATCCGCAACGGGTCGATGCGCGAGTCCATGCAGGTCACAAGGGCGACACCGGCCTTGGCGACGCCGTCGAACCCGCCGAGGTCGAAGTCGTCCGCGAACGCGCGGTTGTTGGCCAGGAGGTCGTCGAACGGTCCACTCATACCGCGAATCTACTCACCCCGGAGGGTGGTCACACCTCGGCCGTCGACGATCGCGCCTCAACCGCGTGTCGCCCGGACGAACGCAGCAGTACGAGGCCGAGGACCCCGGCGAGGATCGCGGCGACCGCCGCACCGTGGAAGACGGTGTGCTGCACCACGAGGCTGGCCTCGCGCAGCAGGTCGGTGTACGCCGCGCAGGTGCCGCCACCCGCGCAGACCTCCGCGGCCGGCGGCAGGTCGGCAACGCTCCTGAAGTAGAAGCGCGAGCCGATGGTGGTCAGCACGGAGATACCGACGAGCATCCCGACCATGCGCGCCACCACGACGAACGCGCTCGCCACACCGTGCGAGGCCGCGTCCGTCGCGGCGAGCAGGGCGTCGTTGATGGGCGCGAGGGAGAGCCCGAAGCCGAACCCGGCGAGCACCAGCGCGATCGTCGGCAGCCAGAAGTCCTGGAGGGTCTCGAGACCCCACTGGCCCATCATCAGGAAGCCGACCGCGCTCATGAGCATGCCCGTGAGCGTCAGCACGCCGGCGGAGACCCCGCGCAGGGCGAGGCCACCGACGACGGCTCCGATCGGCAGGGCGATCAGAAGACGCATCAGCACGAGGGCGGCGTCGAGCTGCGAGTCACCGGCCATGGTGACGCGGGCGAACAGCGGGACGTCGACGAGGGCGGCGATCAGCGCGACGCCCACGAGCAGGCTGACCAGCAGCGAACCCCAGGCCGCTCGCGCCCGGAAGGTGCCGGCCGGGAACAACGGGCGCTCGGCCCGGCCCAGGTGCACGAGCAGGCCGACGGCGCCCAGCGCGGCGAGCACCAGCCACGCCAGCCCGGCGAGGGAGAGCACAGCCTCCTCGGGGTCGGCCGAGGCGAAGGCCAGGACGACACCACCGAGCGCGGCAGCGAGCCACAGGGCACCGACCAGGTCGGCCTCGCGGGCCGTACGCCACCAGTCGGCCGCCGGCAGCAGCGGACGCGTGGCGAGAGCGCTGCGTACCAGCAGGAGCACGAGCGCCGCCAGACCACCGAGCGCGAGCGGCGCGGCCCACCGGGACTCGCCGACGAGCGGGACGAACGGCAGCCCGAGGCTGACGCTGCTCGTCAGCGACGGCGGTTGGAGGAGCACGAGCAACCACGCCGCGAGGACGGCGGCGAGCAGGAGCCACGACAGCGGATCACGCCGCCATCGCGACCCGTCCGTGGGCGAGGAAGCCACCGGTGCCGTCGAGGGCACCGCCATGGCGCGGATCGCCGCAGCGAGCACCAGGCCGACGGCCAGGTTGATCCAGAAGATCGTCTGCCACCGCGAGAACGCCAGCACGACTGCGCCGAACAGCGGACCGACCACGGCGCCGAGCTCCTGCACCGCCGAGACCAGTCCGAGGGGAAGCCCGCGGCGACCAGGGGGATAGAGGTCCGCGACGAGCGCCAGCGTGGCGGGCACCAGACCGCCGCCGCCCACGCCCTGGAAGAACCTGCCGACCACCATGCTGGGCAGGTCGTACGCCAGTGCCGTCACCGCGGAGCCCACCGCGAAGACCACCAGCGAGCCGACCAGCACCGGCACCCGTCCCCGGAGGTCGGCGATGCGTCCCACCAGGGGGAGCACCGCCACGTAGCCGAGCAGGAAGCCCGACACGATCGGCGCCGCTCGCTGGAGCTCGTCGATCGAGAGCCCGGCGGTGGTCATCATGTCGGGCAGCGCGAGCACCACGACGTAGGTGTCGGCGGCCGCGAAGCCGACGGCGACGGCCGCGACGACCAGCAGCACGAGACTCGCCACGGGCACCCTTGCTTGCACCCGCTCGTCGCCGAGCCCCGATCCGGCGGTCACCGCGACCTGCTCAGGGGGCCGTGATCTGCGGCGAGATGCCGTACTCGGTGATCAGCACCGTGTAGGTGATCGAGTCGGTGTCGGCCCCGTAGAACGGCCCCGTCAGCGTCGCCTTCGTGAGCCGCTGGTCGGCGTCGAGGGTGAAGGTGGCGTCGAAGTCCACCTGGTCGGGGGCCACCGGCACGATCGACTGCAGGGCCGCGCCGGGGAGCGAGGCGGCGTACCTCGTGACGACGTCGGATCCCTCCCGCACCTGCTCACCCGGAGAGGTCTCCTCCGCCTCGGTCAGCAGCGAGGAGAGCCCGTCGGTGGGTCCGAAGAGCTGCGCCGGGTCGGGTGCCCCGAACTCGGCCGGGTCGACCTCCACGAACTCGGTCGTGAAGGGCAGGGTCGCGTACGTCGTGCCCTCGAGGGAGACGACCGGCACCGTCGCGCCCACCCCGGCGACCGACACCCTGATCTCTCCGTCGAAAGCGGGGGCGGAGGTGCCGACCCCGGTCGCCGAGAGCAGTCCGGTCGCCGAGGCAGGCAGCTCGGGCGTCGAGAGCTCGAGGCTGATGCCCGAGGTCCGGTCGAGCTGCTGCTTGGCCTGGGAGAGCGCCTGCGCGGGGGTGAGGCTCGGCTCCTCCTCGCCGCTGCACGCGGTCGTGACCAGCAGCACGGCGGCCAGCAGGGTCGGGAGCAGGGCGCGACGCCGCGTCGCGGCGGACGCGGACGGAGCGTACGGGGACACGGTCATGCGTTCAGTGTGACGGGTCGGTGGTGCGACCGGCGACGAGCGCGCCGACAGGGCCTCCGAGCGCGGTGATCGGCTGCTCCAACGGTGTGCCCGAGCCGTCCCGGCGCTCGTCCACGGCGGGCAGCTCCAGCGGCGCACCCCCGGCCGTGGCCGCGCGTGCCGGACCGA
This region includes:
- a CDS encoding carbonic anhydrase — encoded protein: MSGPFDDLLANNRAFADDFDLGGFDGVAKAGVALVTCMDSRIDPLRMLGLTHGDAKIFRNPGGRVTPQALEALVLATHLLNVDRILIAPHTRCAMASSSLDQVREKVGASAEQDASWMTFGVVEDQVAALKDDMHKVIAHPLIKADVKVGGFIYDVDTGLLNPVD
- a CDS encoding MFS transporter → MPVASLVLLVVAAVAVGFAAADTYVVVLALPDMMTTAGLSIDELQRAAPIVSGFLLGYVAVLPLVGRIADLRGRVPVLVGSLVVFAVGSAVTALAYDLPSMVVGRFFQGVGGGGLVPATLALVADLYPPGRRGLPLGLVSAVQELGAVVGPLFGAVVLAFSRWQTIFWINLAVGLVLAAAIRAMAVPSTAPVASSPTDGSRWRRDPLSWLLLAAVLAAWLLVLLQPPSLTSSVSLGLPFVPLVGESRWAAPLALGGLAALVLLLVRSALATRPLLPAADWWRTAREADLVGALWLAAALGGVVLAFASADPEEAVLSLAGLAWLVLAALGAVGLLVHLGRAERPLFPAGTFRARAAWGSLLVSLLVGVALIAALVDVPLFARVTMAGDSQLDAALVLMRLLIALPIGAVVGGLALRGVSAGVLTLTGMLMSAVGFLMMGQWGLETLQDFWLPTIALVLAGFGFGLSLAPINDALLAATDAASHGVASAFVVVARMVGMLVGISVLTTIGSRFYFRSVADLPPAAEVCAGGGTCAAYTDLLREASLVVQHTVFHGAAVAAILAGVLGLVLLRSSGRHAVEARSSTAEV
- a CDS encoding LppX_LprAFG lipoprotein yields the protein MTVSPYAPSASAATRRRALLPTLLAAVLLVTTACSGEEEPSLTPAQALSQAKQQLDRTSGISLELSTPELPASATGLLSATGVGTSAPAFDGEIRVSVAGVGATVPVVSLEGTTYATLPFTTEFVEVDPAEFGAPDPAQLFGPTDGLSSLLTEAEETSPGEQVREGSDVVTRYAASLPGAALQSIVPVAPDQVDFDATFTLDADQRLTKATLTGPFYGADTDSITYTVLITEYGISPQITAP